The nucleotide sequence TACGGTTTTTTTATCCTGCTCGGGCTTATATTTCTGCGAATTACAGACTACGTCATAGTCCCGATAATAATTCTCATAAGATACCTTCTTTTAGGGCAATAAGAAATCTGTTAGTGTTTAGCAAGGAGATACACTTCAACACACTATAAGACCGTCCTGGAGGGAAAAGCAAATAACATCGAAGATTTTCAGCTATGTTTCGAGTTCGGATAAAAACTCAGTAAACTCCAGCGAATATTCTATTGACAAGCCTTTAATAGTATAGTAGTATTTATCAATGATTAAGACTTTCAGCTTTGAATCAATTAAAGAATGGATAGGGAGGTAGTATGGTAAAGCTGAGTATTACCAAGAAGTTTTTTATTATTGGTTTGATAATGGTAGCCGCATTTTTTGCGGCAATTGGAATTACCCTTATAGCAGCAAGGGATATAAATGACACATTCAGGGATTTTGTTCAAAAGGAACAGTCCCTGCTGATATCACTTCACAGCATGCACGCCTTTGGGCTTCAGGGAGCCGGTTCTACAAGACAGATAGTTGTTGCGCCGAATGATAAGGCATCCGTAGATTTTTATAAAAAGGCTAATGATGAGTTTGTAAAAGCTAACGAAGAGGCGCTCAGAGTTGCTCCGCCGGAGATAACCGCGGAATTAAAAAACATCTCATCTGAATGGAAGGACCTGCATAAAATAAGATTACAAATCCAGAGTCTTGCTATAGAAGGAAAACCAAAAGATGCGATTGCACTCCTTACCTCTGCTGAAACGCCGAAGTGGCGAAGTTTCAGGGAAAAAATCCTTAATATGATAACGGTACAGAGAGATAAGGCCATGACAACCCAAAAACAGGTGGAATCTCTGACATATGAAAGAATGCTGTTAAGCGTAATTATTGCTACAGCTGCATTACTGATATCCGGGGTGATCTTCTACCTGTTTATCTTCAGGCAGATAGCACGCCCTATTCGTGACCTCACTAAGGTAGCAAAGGCTATGGGTGAAGGAGACTTATCCAGAAAGATTAGGTGGACGAGGGGTGATGAACTTGGCGAACTGGCAAAGACCCTTAATGATGCCATTGACAGGCTTAAGGGATTCGTCCAGAGCGAGGAAGAAAGAACCATGTCCCAGGAAAATATCATTAATTTCTTGAACCTCTTAAGCTCTGCCTCTGAAGGAGACCTTACTCAAAAAGCTGAGGTCACACCTGACATCTTTGGCTCCATTGGAGACGCCTTTAATCTCATGGTAGAGGGCCTCACAGACCTCATCGAAAAGGTTAGAAGCTCAGCTCAAGATGCCAACATGAAGAGTTCAAAGATATTGAGCGTCCTTAAGGAAATGGAAGAGAATTCCGAGATACAGACTGTCGAGGTCAGGCATGCAAGGGGGGCTGTAGAGGATGCTGCTCAATCTGCAACAGATATTACTGAGAAGACCAGACAGGCGCGAAAGATTTCTGAGATGGTAGTTAAGGCGATATATAAAGGTAATAGATTAGTGCTTGAATCCATGGACGGAGTGCAACTCATAAGAGTTACTGTCCAGGCCATAAATAAAAGGATGAAGTATCTTTCCGAGAGGTTGATGGAGATCGGAACAATCTCACAGCTT is from Nitrospirota bacterium and encodes:
- a CDS encoding HAMP domain-containing protein; protein product: MVKLSITKKFFIIGLIMVAAFFAAIGITLIAARDINDTFRDFVQKEQSLLISLHSMHAFGLQGAGSTRQIVVAPNDKASVDFYKKANDEFVKANEEALRVAPPEITAELKNISSEWKDLHKIRLQIQSLAIEGKPKDAIALLTSAETPKWRSFREKILNMITVQRDKAMTTQKQVESLTYERMLLSVIIATAALLISGVIFYLFIFRQIARPIRDLTKVAKAMGEGDLSRKIRWTRGDELGELAKTLNDAIDRLKGFVQSEEERTMSQENIINFLNLLSSASEGDLTQKAEVTPDIFGSIGDAFNLMVEGLTDLIEKVRSSAQDANMKSSKILSVLKEMEENSEIQTVEVRHARGAVEDAAQSATDITEKTRQARKISEMVVKAIYKGNRLVLESMDGVQLIRVTVQAINKRMKYLSERLMEIGTISQLITEVANRTNLLAINASIEAARAGEQGKGFVVIAEEIRSLAERATKSTKQIGEILSAIQLESAGVTKHLEEETKYVEMETKLATDTGAAFKEIDASIKDTVTVISEIDTSANTQKELTSRVILSTEEVQRITREMLNLVKDVSNISASLSATSNVLISSVERFKLPETEKVKV